GGGAGCCTCTGTCACACTCACCGTTTCATCAGGATTATCTCCCTCCAAACTAACGGACGGTGAGACCACTGGGACGACATGAACAGGGTCGGCGTTAAGGGTAGAGGCACAAAGTTCTAGTTCCGGCACCGCTACTCTCATCGATGACTCAGAATCTCCACTCCTTCCTCTCGAACTCTCGCCTACTACCCACGATGACTGAGCATCAGACTTCACTTGAAATAAGTTGGGCTTGACCAAACTACCCTTCTTTTGAGAAGTCACTAGCACCACAGGTTGGGCTTCAACAAGCCCACCTATTTGTTTTGTGACTTCTGGCCCATCACTTAAAACCTTGGGCCAACTGAACTCCTTAGCACCCAGCCAAGTCACAGAACGTCTCCCACCCTGAGGCTTGCACACTCTCAAAGCCAAAGTAGCAGGAGTCaacttaaatttaaaagccCGCGTGGGTCTGCCATTTAAAGCTGAAACATTTCCTTTTATAACTGAAACATTTTCTATAGGTTTTCCATAAATCACGTTCTACCCCAATATAGttccaattttttcaaaattcctaATCTTTTGCTGATTACCATAAACAGATATAATCTTCCCACTCGGGCCACCATTAGCAAACtgaccacctccaccaccattATCGGATGATACTTTGGCCATAGATACCGGTTTTGCACCAGAGCAAAAGTTCCTTAGCTCTTTCTGAAACAAAGACCAACCAGCACGATTGGAGCTTGCTGGTATCATTATACAACCTCTCCTAGACCCTCCAAAATATACCgcaataacaacaaaaagacCAGCTTTGTTTGATCTCCCACAAAACCATATCATCTTCCCATTTTCCCTGAATCTTTTACAAAGTGCAACATGACCAGGCACCCAATCTCGTATATCTGCGAGACAAGTAAGTATCCACTCCATGCCCCTACGTCCAACCCAAATAGAGCTCTTAACATTCTGACGTGTCTCATGTATGGCATACGAATTagggccccccccccccccccccccacaccaccacatcaaaagaaaaagaaaaaagttttgcaTCAACGTGAAACGACCTCTTGCTGCCCCCAAGGTCAGAGGATTGAGATTTAGGAGGGATGTTATGTGAGGTTTCTATGGAGGGAGAATTTGGTATGGTTAAAGGTGCAAGTACAAGCGTTTAGGCAAAGCATGGTTAGACCCTTGAGGTGGTGGGGAAGGGGAAGGTAGTAGTGGAGGAGGGGGATAATGATATGGGAAAAACTCAAACTGTGGAAGAAAGCAAAGGGGAGAGGGAGGAATATGTGGGGGTgccaaaagaggaaaaaaggaTGGTGATggttgagggagagggagagggtgGGGTGGAGAAGGGGAGTGGAGAGGATGAGGATGGGGTGGGGGGGAGGAGTCATTTAGGGATTCTAAAACTATCAAAGCTTCATAGCATGATTTCCAATTCAAAAGGATGCCAAGGGGAACCACAAGTATCTAGTGAACTTTCTGAAACACTACACAAAGCCTTCCGAAAGAAATACTACCATCAATAAAGCAAATTGTAAGACATTATATAAGTTTTCTCAGATATCAAATGAACTATCAAGCAAGAGAGCAAACAAAATGAAAGTCATCTAATTGCAACTGAAAAAGGAAATATTTCAATAGTCAAAGGAGAAAAGATGCAGTTAGTTACTTGTGTATAAGAATCTATAGCCATATGataatcttttcttttgaaagcaTCATCTCCTCTTGATTTTGCTTCTGCAGCTTTCTTCTTTGCTTCTGGTGTCACCTAAAATGTTGAACATTCATTAGGGTGACAAACACAAGACTAAAAGAATCCAACAGACtacttccaaaatattttttacaagcATTTGTAGGGATGAAAATCTTTATTCACTGCCACTGCAGAAAAATAGTTTAATACCACAAAGAATTCAAATACATTAAATAGATCCCAACAGGTATGAGAACTTGCTGACTTAGTTTATAAACATAAGAGACATATGAGTAGCAAGTTTGGAAATCTTAAGGTGCAAGTACGTAGGTGTAAGTATGTCCAATCCCTCGCAATTGGAACAGGGGAGAACCATTTCAATgcaccaaaatttaaaaattactcaTGAATAGTTTCAAACAATCCCAAAATGGcatctggtttttcttttcagTAGCATTTAATGCTTCTCCAACTCTGGCTAAAATTTCAGTTGAGATTCAAATTCTTATAGAAGATATTTTGCAGTGATAgtaatacaagaaaataaacaagtaaTTGATTCAAAAAATCCTTAGTtctgtcttaatttttttttgttgataaccCTTAGTTCTGTCTATTGGTTGAACTGGTGGTTAAGCAGATAAAATCAGGATATTGAATTCTATATTGGATGTATGGCACTATGAATTGATGAGTTAAGAGTTATAATAATCTGTCCACAGATTATCCTGTCCAAAAGCTAGAAACCATCCAATTTCAGGTGACAATCCTAATGCAAAATTGGATCAGCACTAATGCATAAACAATAAAAGTTACAACACAATAAAAAGTGGCACCTGGGGGAGATCTTGATTTGATAATGAAGTTTCCTCCAGAAAATTAACTtcctttttgtttcttgcttcatCCTGAAAATTTTCCCCTTGAAAGTTAATACAAGAATCAACAATAGCTTAAAGTTTGGCAGaaaaaatatggaaaactaACAACAAGCTAGGTAGGAACTATTCAGCTGCCATTTGTTTAGACAATATCAAGCAGAAAATGACCATTTCATAGTGACAAGACTTTGGCATGTTTCTTTGTTGCTTGGGTTATTTTTTATCTtcatcttttcttctatttctttagtGGGCATATCTCCTTTCATAGCAAAATTAGACTTTGCTTGTTGCTTGTTATCCTAAACATACACAACCTGTCCTTTTACATGGGAACAGGCCTCAAAATACCTATGAATggagaatgaaatttttttttgtaatctgATCCAGATGAGAAAGGGTAAGTATTTAGTCACCACTATGATATGTATCGGGCTATAAGAAAGGAACACAGAGACAGGTcaaaatattacttttaaaCTCAAAATGCTGCACCAGGAGAttgtattttaagttttcagtttaGCAGATATGATTTATTGGATAATAAACTATTAAGTCCACAGAAgcaaaatatgtataaatattGAAAAGTAGGACAGCTTCTTTCTATTCCCCAATATCTAGCACAATATGTCAGGATCTTAATACCTGTTTGCTAATCTCAGACTGCATATAATCAAGTATTCCATCAACAGTCCAATTTGCAATGGTCTGAACTTTTGATGTCAAAGGAAAAAGAATCTCAACAGCTCCTCGATTGCCTCTTGCAGCTGCAACTTGGATTGGCTTTAGACCATCCTGAGATGCAAAGaacattcaaaatttatttcatattgGAGATAAAGTCAACAGACATTGATGTGACAGAAACCAtctgcaattttttatttattaaaggaATCATACAAGCCACCAATTGAAACAAGAAATGATTCATCATTATGAATAGAAATGGCAGACATGCTAGGTCATGGTGCTTAACGTTAGATTTTTGGTTACTTAAGCTGCTTAGTATAGAATATAATCTAGATTGTGCTTTGACTCTAGTTAACCACAAAAATTCTCCAATATTTGACAATTCACAACTAACAGGGTACACACAGTAAGATCAATTTGGAGAGAAATCCAAGTTGGTAACTGGATTACAGGTTGGGAAAAAAGAGGAAGGTAATCAGGAAGATAGCAGCATTTTGTCTAATAGGGTGCCTTTGGAAGGagagaataagaaaaacattTGAGAAGATCTTATATCCGTTGTCTTTGCAACAGAGGTTTTACCTATTGAAAGAAGGGATTTTCCTCACTtataatttatccaaaaaaaatttcctcacttataataaaagaaagcaTTACATATTAATTTTCATGTACACtgaaattatttgaataatcttttaatatgtaaatatttattaaaaggCACCAAAAGGGGCCACATCCCAAGTACACATGGAGTAACACAAAAGAAGAATTTAATTATAAACCAAGTCCGAAAATTTAAATGCAACAATGAATAAAAAGTTTAGTTAACGGAACTTCTTATTGGGCATGGAAATGATACAGACTATTAAGCAAGGACTACACTACATATAAATGTCACCATCAGCAAAGAAATATGGGTTCACTACACACAACCAAATGTGAGAAGAGAAAAGGCAAACACGTATTTCCAACATGAGGAAGCATACATGTATGACATGTCAACAACCTCCAGCATATTTAAATTACTTAAGCCTAACACAATTTGAAAGGTAGGGCAAGCATTATACTTGAACTactaaaacaaggaaaaaaaatgtaggaaGTATCATTTTTCTGTTAACAAGTAGTCTATGAAGCACAGGTGCATTTCCAGATTCAGGTGCGGGTGCGGAActtggcaatttttgaaaaagtagtgTGCGGGTGAGACGGGGTGcggtgattaaaaaaattattaaaaatatttttatttatattttctatatattgcaaagcatattttttcacattatataaacatataccaaatttaaAAGCAATAGTAGATgataactaaaacatgatgttcataaattaaatacaatccacaagtttgaaactaaaacattgAAATTAGAATATAGGGAGGGAGGCAGAGAGGCAGAGAGGCAGTGATggttttaggggttttttttgtttaaagatgtttttgcactctttttttctttttcttttttaaataataattcttaCTTGAATTTTGGCCTGATTCAAAGTCGGTATCGGCCTGAATTGGCTGGCCAATACGAACCGATTCGACGcgaatcaagaaaaaaaaaaaagaaaaaaaacaccgACGTGCGGGCAGCGGCGTCGCCCACCACACCCCGCATTGTACGCCGATGCGGCACCCCTATAGCCACGTCAGTGCTTTCCAGCAAGTAGTACAGAGTACCCAAagcacaatttttctttttgccaaaAATTCCATTTTTATGAGTCATTTTTGTAAGAAGAGGTAACAGTGTTCAAAAATCTcttgaataacttttttttctttttctttttttttggggggggagggagggggggggcCTGAATTTTCCAAGCAGATCAAATACCCCAggtattttctaattttttttatatgccaACCATAATGTAATAACCCTGGCAAATAAAAATGTTTGTGCCGCTCAAGGGTCAATTCGTGACAATGTGGCTCAAACTAACTAATGGCCATACCAGAAAGGTAGCTTCCTTAAAGCCTAAACTACTTTATAATCCAACCTAACCAAAGAACCTATGATGgagaaagcaaaaaccaaaaGACAAGGGAAAGATtgcagaaaaaaaattaaacaaaaaataaaggaagatttAAAGACTTGATAAGTTAGTAATTTTCCTAAAAGTTAAAGttgttaggaaatggtgaattttcTATCACTCCCCATCACGTGTGGGCCCAAACTTCCCTAAATAAGTGGGGCCTAACAtgttggatttttaattttttaaatgggaggCAGAGTAAAGATAGGGTTCAAACTCAAGACcacctgctctaataccatgatAAAGTACTAATTATCACAAAAGTTTAAACCTGATAGgagaatttaatcacttaaccattgTTCTAACAAGACTAAATGGATTGCGtcagattatctatttttggttttaaataattttattcgaAGGAGGAGAGTTCAAACATACAATGTATATAATTGAACGACTCCTAAAGAGTTAATCTAAGATTAAAAAGATCTGCAAATTCTAGAAAAGAGGATGAAGAAATGCTACCTAAGGTAGTTATCCACTCATATAAAGAAaatcagattatctattttgGACCCCTAATATGTTTCTTCATCATTATTCTATACACCATGATGGAAAAACCAGATAAAGCTCATCTATAACTGTATTTCCCGTTGTGGCTGAACTAATGTACAACTGTAGTCCCATTGTGGCTGAACTTCTACTTGTAGGTGCGTCTGGATTCATTACGTAGATTATTCGTTACCTATACCATAAATTTCCATAGGTAGATTTGCTAGGTTAGTGGATACCCCCGAAGGCATGGCTGCCTCTAGGGCTCAATATAGGATCCCTAACGGTGTTGAACTCCAACACTGTGAGTTAGGTGAGTGGCTGATCATGAACAAACCTCCTGGCTTAGTAGTGATTCTGATGATCGCTTTCATAGAAGGCGGGATGAAAATTCCCATGGGTAGGGTTATTAGAGACTTCCTTATGAATTATAGGTTAACCCCCACACAATGCTCCCCCAACGTCTTTAGGGTCCTCGGTAGTGTAGATATGATAAACCATAAGATGGGGACCAACCTCACATGGCATGATGTGAACTGGGTACACAACTACCAAAAAGGgaaggaaaccaactactatATTAAATGTAGGGTCCCAGCCATTAGGTTAATTTCCTGTATGCCTGAGTCAAACAAGGGCATGGAAGAGGAATTTCTCATCATCTCGAGAGACTGGCATGATGGATTGCACTATCCCACCCAAGATGGGGAACCAGGTAGGGTTCCCATAGACATTAGATGCGCATAGGATTTTCATATTCAGATACAGAAAACTTTTATAAGGATTTTTTCTAATCTGTGACTTATGTTGCATGTTTATTAGCAAACGAACATCACACCGCCCCGAACAAGAGCTTAGTGAATTTTCCCGAGCTAAACCGTATCCTAAGGTCagaaatttttcttcacaaaGACGATTAGCGTCGGGCGATGCACATGATCCTTGGTTTCAACCCCATCTCCAAACGTTTCCAAAGCCCTAAACACGTAATCAGAGCTAAGGATCCATGGCTAGCTTTAATTGACGTAGCAATTCCTGGCTTTCTAACAACTCCATCCGGAACTCAAGACGCCCAACTTCCATCCTCACTCATAACCAAACTACTGTACTCCCAGGAGAAGCCCATACCTTCGGACGACGAAGTCAAGAAGTGCACTCCCAAACCCACTTAGGAGGTCACAGACAAAGACTCTGAGATCTTCTACCAGCAAGAGGATCCTGAAGACCTCCCCGACCCCTCCCATCATCGTCTACTACCCACCTAGGTCAATACCAGCCAAGAAGAAGCCAACATCCCCGAAGGAATGGTGCTAGAGGAGAAGACCCCAAACCTGTTGGCGTTGCTCATTGGCCATGCTGGGGGTGCTTCCCCAACAGTTCCAGTGGTGCCCCAACCACCAACCCCTACCCCCACGCGTGCGTCCTTTGGTGACGCCActgacaaaaaaagaaaaagaggccAAAGGGGCAAGGAGTCTGAAGGTGCTGAGGAGGGAGAGATCACCcgcctattattattattattatttatttttattttttgggataagtagGCAGAATATTATATCAACCCAAGAGCTTTTTTCCAACACTCCAACAAGTAAATGCATACAGacaaacaagagaaaaagaaacaaaaaatatgttttacttcttaagtaaaaaaaaaaattatgtaggGAATAGTTATAGCCTCACCTCATCAATAACATTTGGATCAGCTCCAGCTTTCAACAAACAATTTATGATTTCCAAGCTCCCATTATCAGCAGCAATGTGTAAAGGGGTTACTCCACCAACACTAATATTAACTTTGGCACCAGCCTATACATTAGAAAATGCAAAAGTTAGGATTGCAGAGAAAAGTTCATATGAAGTAGCACAAATCAAGCTACTAGGCCTATTCTGAGGAACTATATAAACAGAAGCATAGATATCAGAGGACTGAAATAACAGATGTTAagcaccaaacaaaaattcttttACATTAGCCCCAAGCTTTACTCAACTATAATATACATTGTGCAATTATAAAGCTCAATTCAAATTAGACAACATCATACTTCAGTAATTCACATAAGATTTCATTTACAGAAGTCTAAAATTGTGTATTTGATTGCTAACAAGGTCATTCAGATATCAAAACAATGACAATGGGTGGTGACCCAAAGTCCATGTAATTCATATTATAAGATGAAGAAAATTATAGAACCTGAATCAACAACTCTAAGCACGGCAGCGAACCGGCTGCCACTGTTGACAACAGTGGAGTAATATTATCATCTGTTTCAGCATTAGGCTgcaaaacaaatatcaaatatcaagaAATTAGATCAAACAATAAAAGAGAATCTCAACTCACATTTCAATGATATAACAAAAGATTCAAGTATGTAATAACATAACCCTGAGAACTCTTAACCAAATGACATAAGGAAACGAAAGAATCAAGTCCAACACTGTAAACAAAAATGCCAtgtcaaataaattattttaacattttgtaATTGGTATATGTTTTGTTAAACCACCCAAAAGAACCATATTCTGATTCCTCTTCCAAAACTTTCCAGATGTAATCATGCACACTTTAGTATTTGTCATGGTCTAGAATTTCCGAAACCATTTTTGAGCAAAGGCTGCTAACTTTACAAAGTGTTCTCCTAGGTATACATGAGTTCTTAGCATCAAATATTTTCTGTCCTTTATATTTAGCTCCTATGCAATGAAGCTTCTGCAAACTTCAGAATCATCCATCAACCAAGTAGAATAGACCACATCAGATCCAAAGAATTGACCCTTCAATCTGACAGCCCGACCAGCAAAATTGTATCCTTCTATCACTGAGATGATGAGATGTCATTGGATGATGACATGTTATCGAGTGTAAGTTGAAAAACTtcaattatcaatttataatgaatttttgaaGCCTGAATTATTTTGCATGCTAAATGCAACTTCCTTTTTACAAATGTGAAGACTtgaagttgaaaattttatgtCCTTCACTTCTATTTTGgatttacttgatttttgtaatgtacgttttttatttgttcacCCTTGTATACTCCCTGTGTACTTgggtgtctctctctttttgatatcaatgaatctttattacttatcaaaaaaaaaaaaaaatttatgtcctTCACAGTCATTAACCTCCTATGCGGTGCTTTTGCAAACTTCAGAAATGTCCAGCAACCAAGAAGAATAGACCGCATCAGATTCCAAAAAATTGATCTTTCAAACTGACAGCCCCCCCAGCATTGTATCCTTCTATCATTGAGATAATGAGATGTAGATGGATGATGACAAGATATATATTTGGTGCAAGTCAAAAAATgtctattataaatttataatgaattccAAATCGTTTTGCATGCTAAATGCAACTTCCTTTTTAACAAATGTGGAGACTTAAAGTTGAAAAACTTACATCCTTTACTGTCAATAATGAGTATTGTGGCTCTAATTAGCTAACAAAGATGACTCTTAAGAACTAATGGGATCCTTGCATGATGGATCCCAAAcctattaaataatatattgtgCAACAATTTCTATGAGGCCTTACACACACCATTGCAAAATTGAGAGCCAACTTGTATGACAATTCCACTGACAAAGATACTTCAGTGGAGTCTATGTTGGTGAGACGATCTAAAGGGGAGAGACGGAATTGGAATTAGATTCTATCAGGATTTTAATGATTGAGAGTTGGACTTGGTAGTTTCTTTTCTCCACTTCTATAATAACATGTTCTGCTTAGAGAGGATGGAGACCGGGTAAGGCAGAGCTGCGGAAGTTGAAGAATGGGGAGTTTGATATCCATTCTTTCTATAATGCTTTGAGGGGGTTCACTTATGTCATTTTCCCTTGAAAAGGCATTTGGGGCATGAAGGCCCCATAGAGGGTTTCCTTTTTTTGTAGATAGCAGTTTGGGGGGAAGATTCTCATGAAAATATTAGGACTGGTGCTATATGTGTCGGTGTAATGGGGAGACAATGGACCACATTTTGATTCATTGCAAGGAAGCCAATCATTTGTGAAGTTTTGTTTACAGGGCTTTTGGGATTCATTGGGTCCTACAGGAGAGTGATTGATCCTATGTATGGATGGAGAAATTAGATGGGTAAACATTCTTTAAACATCTGGAACTTGGTTCCCTTACGTTTCATGTGGAGTACATGGCAGGAACGTAATAGGTGTACGTTTGAAGATGTGGAGAGTACAGGGGATCGGCTTATAGCCACCTTCATAGTCTTTATTTGATCAGTTTCCTGCAGGGGGTTTTACACGTAGAGACTCCACTCCATTGTTTTTAGAGTCTATCCTTTtgaacatttcttttttcttttttgtaattctttagtcTAATTTGTGTCATTTGTACATGAAGTAGTCTCCAATTAATgaaataattcttataaaaaaaaaatagaatagggATGAAGTGTGATGTAGTACaaactcaatataaaaatagtatcaaaataCCAAGACATGTAATAACCCATCTATAGCATTCCTAACAAAGAAGTATCCAATAACAAATATCAACAGAAGATCAAAAAACTAACACTGGGCAGGAAGTCCACAGATAGATGGACACCAAAACCCAAACACCAAGCCTAAGTCCACTTGACACATCAGGGAGTCCCTCCTAAATAGACAATACTAAACTTGCCCACATAAGGTGCATAATCCTACCAGAGGAACCAAGGAGAAAAGTGAGGTCCTGCTGGCCTAGAAGTAGGCAACACCAAACTCAGGAAATGTTCTACTAGCCTCTAAAACCAGTCACGCAAGGACAAGGGCTTGAAAGACTAAGAAGGGCcccaaaggatttttttttttttttttttttgataggtaagaaaaatttgtattaaaaagaaGCTACTTCATCAAAGAGATGAAGTAAATGAAGGAAATATACAAGCaacaaaggaaaacaaaacaacttATGTACAAGAAAAAAGTGAATCTAAAAACAGTGGAATGGATTTCGAAGAAGTAAAATCCCACGCacaagaccaatcaaacaaagtggTCACAAACAATTCTAAGAGCTTATCCCCAGAAAGCACCAAATCTTCAAATATGGGATTATTTTTCTCCCTCCAAATAATCCACATCACACAATGTGGTACCAAATtccaaacatttgaagaatgcttccccaaccaattcctccaaCTGGCCAACGAGTCAATAACCCTTTTAGGTAGAACCCAAGAAACACCAAAAGATCTAAGGGAAAAACTCTATAACCGAAAAACCTCACCACAATGTAGAAACAAATGATCCACACTCTCCCCATTACATTTACACATGCGACACCAATCCATAATAGTGCAGCCCCACaggaattaaaaaaaccaaaaaacatcCAGAGAGGCCTCATAAGCCAAGAATAACATATTTTGGGACTcttgacttttaaaataaagtaaaggtaagttaggaaatttatttataatgcgTCTGTTGGCTTTTCAATGAAGATCATATTTTTGGACATCCTATGATAAAATAGAGGACGAAGATATAATTATATGAACTACAAAATGCAAGCTTACATTAGCATGGTGTTCCAATAGAACTTTCACGGCATCTGGTTGTCCATGACCAGCAGCCCAAATTAATGGAGTGCCAGCATCACTTTGTGAATCAACATCAACAACTTTGGAAAGTAAAATCTTCAGCAACTTAATTTCTCCTGTAAGAATTAACAAAGTATAACCACATTgagatttgaaatgaaaaaaacagtGAAATTGAGAAATATTAAATTCTTTGCATCTAGCCATATCATGCAAACATGTGAATCCCACAACAGAACATTTAAATATAAGGTCATAGAGATATGGAAGATGTTTTAATTATAGAGCTTTGGAATGGTTAGTTTTAGAAGGCTAGTTTCTGAGATTAAAATTCTGTTCAGGTTGATAAAGCACAGAAATGAACATAAGTTTTCAAATTATCATAAAATCTCCATGATTAGGACCACAGAAACAAATAACTCCATCATGCtaaaaagagattaaaagtGATGGAGAGGTGACTTTTTACTCATAAGGAGAGGTCATGCAAAGCAGAAAAGTTAGCAATAAACGTTCCAAATATGCACGTACAGGCACACGCAcacacaaaaacccaaaaaggaaGACAATGAATGAAAATTAGACAGTGCACCTATTCCAGCAGAATGGTGCAGGGCTGTGGCCCCTAAGTCACTAGGTATAGCGGGATTGGCACCACCCTCGAGAAGGTATTTGGCAGTATCAGTATGTCCTTGCCGAGCAGCATGAATAAGAGGAGTCTCACCTGTagataaattacaaaaatcaatGGATTAGCCAAAACATCATTATAATAACCATAACAAGTCTATCCAAGGAGAAGAATGTCATCTCAAGTTTACATTTGTAAACTATTAAATCAAAGACACATATTGGTCAACCATAGATATTATGACAAATTTGTTTAccaatgataaaaatatatgactCATGAATTAACTACCAAATCCAAGATTACAGTAGCATCTGAATAACATATAATTATAAGAGTAAATCACGAGGTTTGACAATAAGCTTTACATTAATTGTGAACCTACAAGTGCCCTCCTGATTTTCCTTCATCCTGATAACACAACCCTTCTGTGATGTCTTACTATCAAAGTGTACTTCTAAGATCAGAAGCATGACTTGTTACAACTTGAAGGAATGAAATATACAGTGCAAGATGATGAATTCTTATTGCAAGGAGCAAAAAGAACTTCTAATCCGTTATATGGTCTTTAACAAGTTACATGGTAATTCTATGCCCTTGTGATGcaatttggcaattttttttttttcttttaatataacTGCCCTTcatgttgttgttttttttttttttttaattgttgatgAGTAATACCGAATTGCAttaaaataagaatatatatatatatatatacacacacacaaaagttCCCGTACTAAATCAAAAGTACAATGAATCTATGAAATCCCACATATTTGATGGTATACCCTCATCCCAAGATACACAACAGAAATGAGACCCAACAAAATGAGATTTCAATCTCTCTATAGACAACTCTTGCCCCTCAAAAGTCATCCAAAGATGCACAACAGAAACAAGACCCAACAAAATGAGAATTCAATCTCTCTACAGACAACTCTTGCCCCTCAAAAGTCCTTCTGTCGTTTCCCAATCCCTCTAATTTTGCCACATCAAACATGACAGAACCATATTCAAT
This genomic stretch from Quercus lobata isolate SW786 chromosome 3, ValleyOak3.0 Primary Assembly, whole genome shotgun sequence harbors:
- the LOC115982406 gene encoding ankyrin-1-like, producing MASDASDALEVRQKVQQFLNAARIGNLDLLKNLAGQLNEGKGLARTVADIKDANKRGALHFAAREGQTEVCKYLLEELKLDVDSKDEEGETPLIHAARQGHTDTAKYLLEGGANPAIPSDLGATALHHSAGIGEIKLLKILLSKVVDVDSQSDAGTPLIWAAGHGQPDAVKVLLEHHANPNAETDDNITPLLSTVAAGSLPCLELLIQAGAKVNISVGGVTPLHIAADNGSLEIINCLLKAGADPNVIDEDGLKPIQVAAARGNRGAVEILFPLTSKVQTIANWTVDGILDYMQSEISKQDEARNKKEVNFLEETSLSNQDLPQVTPEAKKKAAEAKSRGDDAFKRKDYHMAIDSYTQAIDLDPTDATLLSNRSLCWIRLDQAEHALDDAKACRALRPDWPKACYREGAALRLLQRFDEAANSFYEGVQLDPENKELVNAFREAVEAGRKFHVTNQEKP